The genome window TTAAAGAACAGTCTGGTTTGGAAGAACGGTCCGGTTTGTTCGAACGTCTGCTCGGCTGGATTGAACGCGTAGGCAACAAGCTCCCCGACCCCACGACCCTGTTTGTCATCCTGGCCTTCCTGGTCATCCTCATTTCCTGGATTTGCAGCATGGCGGGCGTTTCCGCCATACACCCCGGCACCGGCAAGGAGCTCACGGTCACCAACCTGCTCTCCAAGGAAGGGTTCCGGAGAATGTGGAGCATGGCCGTTCCCAACTTCGCGGGGTTCGCGCCGTTCGGCATGGTGCTGGTGGCCGTCATCGGGGCCGGGGCCGCTGAGAAAAGCGGCTTTCTCGCGGCCCTGATGCAGAAAATGCTGGCCAACGCCTCGCGCACCATGGTGACAGCCGTCATCATCTTCATCGGCATCAACGGCAACCTGGCCGGGGATGCCGCTTTCGTCATCATGCCCCCGCTGGCCGCCGTGACCTACCTCGGCATGGGCCGCCACCCCCTGTTCGGCATGTTCACGGCCTTTGCCGCCGTTGCCGCGGGCTTTTGCGCCAACGTCACGCTCGGCCTTTCCGACGCCCTGGCCTACGGGTTCACCGAACCGGCGGCCAGGATGATAGACCCCACGTACCATCAGTCTCCGGCCATCAACTACTACTTCCTGATCGTTTCCTGCATCGTGCTGACCGTGGTCGGCACCTTTGCGGCCGAAAAACTGGTCGCTCCCCGCTTTGAAGGGCAGGATCTTTCCAAATACGGCAAGGCCACCGTGGAAGCCCTCACTCCGGAACAGCACCGCGGCATCAAGATGGCCGGCTTCGCGTTCCTGATCGCCTGCCTGGTTCTCATCGCCATGTGCCTCGGCGACGACCCCCTGATGGGCGACCCGGCGGCGGGCGGCTCCATCATGTCGTCCAAGTCCCCGTTCA of uncultured delta proteobacterium contains these proteins:
- a CDS encoding putative AbgT transporter (Evidence 3 : Function proposed based on presence of conserved amino acid motif, structural feature or limited homology); the protein is MAQVKEQSGLEERSGLFERLLGWIERVGNKLPDPTTLFVILAFLVILISWICSMAGVSAIHPGTGKELTVTNLLSKEGFRRMWSMAVPNFAGFAPFGMVLVAVIGAGAAEKSGFLAALMQKMLANASRTMVTAVIIFIGINGNLAGDAAFVIMPPLAAVTYLGMGRHPLFGMFTAFAAVAAGFCANVTLGLSDALAYGFTEPAARMIDPTYHQSPAINYYFLIVSCIVLTVVGTFAAEKLVAPRFEGQDLSKYGKATVEALTPEQHRGIKMAGFAFLIACLVLIAMCLGDDPLMGDPAAGGSIMSSKSPFMSGIIVTVSVLLFIPGVTYGFVSGKYRNDKDMFRDVVAAFRDMAPYILLCFFCAQFTNYFGWSNLGVIIAVKGAAALKALNFTGIPLLVGVIFVSCIVNIFIGSASAKWAILAPVFVPMMMLMHFDPAVTQVAYRIGDSITNPLSPLFYYFPLILGFAHRYEPDTGMGTVIANMFPFSLCFSITWIIQLVIWCLLDVPLGPGGGIYLQ